In the Lepisosteus oculatus isolate fLepOcu1 chromosome 6, fLepOcu1.hap2, whole genome shotgun sequence genome, one interval contains:
- the rmdn1 gene encoding regulator of microtubule dynamics protein 1, translated as MAGSALMRLPVRTLLVAGGGHCRTKTHSAFCWISRNKYFLKNVGGNSAFLVTLPALSFMGYQAYRLVSGSGVVHAFDKAQDVIEQADYLYSCGETEKLYQLLVQYKDSDNAEFLWRLARATRDLAFQSHISTEDKKRLTYEAFDCVKKALEINQSCFSAHKWYAVCLSDIGEYEGTKIKIGNAYVIREHLEKAITLNPKDATSIHILGLWCFAFAELPWYQHKIAAMIFASPPSSTYEEALSFFLRAEEVDCNFYSKNLLMVGKTYMMLKEEEKARMWLSKARDYPAHTEEDKQVHKEAVDLLKKLNN; from the exons ATGGCGGGGTCGGCGTTGATGCGGCTGCCTGTGCGGACTCTGCTGGTTGCAGGTGGTGGGCACTGCAGAACCAAGACACACTCCGCGTTTTGCTGGATAAGCCGCAACAAATACTTcctgaaaaat GTCGGAGGGAATTCTGCATTCCTGGTGACTTTGCCAGCCCTGTCGTTCATGGGTTATCAAGCCTACAGATTGGTTTCTGGCTCAGGGGTAGTTCATGCTTTTGACAAAG cTCAGGATGTAATTGAACAAGCTGACTACCTTTACAGTTGTGGAGAGACTGAGAAGCTATACCAGCTGCTGGTTCAGTATAAAGACAG TGACAATGCTGAGTTCCTGTGGCGCCTGGCGCGAGCCACACGAGACCTGGCCTTCCAGTCCCACATCTCCACAGAGGACAAGAAGAGGCTGACGTACGAGGCCTTTGACTGCGTCAAGAAGGCACTAGAGATAAACCAGTCCTGCTTTTCTGCCCATAAA TGGTATGCTGTATGTCTCAGTGACATTGGAGAGTATGAAGGAACCAAGATAAAGATTGGAAATGCTTACGTCATAAGAGAACATTTGGAG AAAGCTATCACATTGAATCCTAAAGATGCTACCTCAATCCATATCCTTGGCCTATG GTGTTTTGCTTTTGCTGAGCTGCCCTGGTACCAGCACAAAATTGCAGCCATGATCTTCGCCTCTCCTCCCAGCTCCACCTATGAAGAG GCTCTAAGTTTCTTCCTGAGGGCAGAAGAAG TTGACTGCAATTTCTATAGCAAGAACTTGCTGATGGTGGGGAAGACCTACATGATGTTGAAAGAGGAGGAGAAGGCCAGGATGTGGCTTTCTAAAGCCAGGGACTATCCAGCTCACACGGAGGAAGACAAGCAG GTTCATAAAGAGGCAGTTGACCTTCTTAAAAAACTCAATAACTGA